A genomic window from Quercus lobata isolate SW786 chromosome 10, ValleyOak3.0 Primary Assembly, whole genome shotgun sequence includes:
- the LOC115964928 gene encoding uncharacterized protein LOC115964928, translated as MSLAVAAKQTGGLLICIGHEDLIEKSKGLFMKNSLENVIKFIYGNPCEVIKQYKNIDFAVIDCKFQDYLKIFKTINLNPIGSTMVVNNFHHRKDGISFAEVVEGKNFGVKSVTLPIGEGMHFTRIGSTSKREINRRYKRFHVTYEN; from the coding sequence ATGTCTCTAGCTGTTGCTGCAAAGCAAACTGGTGGACTACTTATTTGTATTGGTCATGAAGATCTTATAGAAAAAAGCAAAGGgttgtttatgaaaaatagCCTCGAAAACGTGATCAAATTTATCTATGGAAATCCTTGCGAAGTGATCAAGCAGtacaaaaatattgattttgcaGTTATTGATTGCAAATTTCAAGATTACTTGAAAATATTCAAGACCATAAACCTTAACCCAATTGGGTCTACAATGGTTGTGAATAATTTTCACCATAGGAAAGATGGGATATCATTTGCTGAAGTTGTTGAGGGAAAGAATTTTGGAGTTAAATCTGTTACTCTTCCTATAGGAGAAGGAATGCATTTCACAAGAATTGGATCAACTAGTAAGCGAGAGATCAACAGGAGATACAAGAGATTTCATGTAACCTATGAGAACTGA